From the genome of Terriglobales bacterium, one region includes:
- a CDS encoding lysophospholipid acyltransferase family protein codes for MTQASAALAPEKSEERAPFTLWQRIVLTLATWAGMLLIRAIAPTLRYSVSIEEGGPEYGYFAPGVSCFWHQCVIPATWWYRGRDIAVMTSRSFDGEYIARTIEHLGYRAVRGSSSRGGARALLEMHNHIEHGRMVTFTIDGPRGPRYVAKPGPVLLARNTGVPLCGFHVALEDPWVLPSWDAFMIPKPFSRALLRIGKLIRVPADADAAALDRYHAELQATLDRVRKFAEENLPHIR; via the coding sequence GTGACTCAGGCCTCCGCCGCGCTCGCCCCAGAAAAATCCGAAGAGCGCGCTCCCTTTACCCTGTGGCAGCGCATCGTTCTGACGCTCGCCACCTGGGCGGGGATGCTGCTCATCCGCGCCATCGCGCCCACGCTGCGCTACAGCGTCTCCATCGAGGAGGGCGGCCCGGAGTACGGCTACTTCGCCCCCGGAGTCTCCTGCTTCTGGCACCAGTGCGTGATTCCCGCGACTTGGTGGTACCGCGGGCGCGACATCGCGGTGATGACCAGCCGCAGCTTCGACGGCGAGTACATCGCCCGCACCATCGAGCACCTGGGCTACCGCGCGGTGCGGGGTTCGAGCTCCCGCGGCGGGGCGCGCGCGCTGCTCGAGATGCACAACCACATCGAGCACGGGCGCATGGTGACCTTCACCATCGATGGCCCGCGCGGCCCGCGCTACGTCGCCAAGCCCGGCCCGGTGCTGCTGGCCCGCAACACCGGCGTCCCGCTCTGCGGCTTCCACGTCGCGCTCGAAGACCCCTGGGTGCTGCCCTCGTGGGACGCCTTCATGATCCCTAAGCCGTTCTCGCGCGCCTTGTTGCGCATCGGAAAGCTGATCCGCGTGCCCGCGGACGCCGACGCCGCCGCGCTCGACCGCTACCACGCCGAACTTCAGGCCACTCTCGACCGCGTCCGGAAGTTCGCTGAGGAAAATCTGCCGCATATCCGTTGA